A DNA window from Allokutzneria albata contains the following coding sequences:
- a CDS encoding DUF6308 family protein, producing the protein MDGYGWAHGVLDEAVLGGAAAGDIRHYVASLTARRYERLEGDGAERPDAFTPADIAATMSLSLPWHGVAALECLWSRVDQLNDLLAEVAHTPMHDAPAAAYAPDGPVDRLWQALTETPGIAAPVAGKLLARKRPHHVPVYDPVVLDVLGWPEDFWQCLHSWFAADPGRAGQVAQVRADAGMHEGTSLLRCVDIALWMFAKRLNVASSAPGSVI; encoded by the coding sequence ATGGACGGGTACGGCTGGGCGCACGGAGTGCTCGACGAGGCCGTCCTCGGCGGTGCCGCCGCCGGGGACATCCGGCACTACGTGGCGTCGCTGACTGCCAGGCGGTACGAACGGCTCGAAGGCGACGGCGCCGAGCGGCCGGACGCGTTCACGCCCGCCGACATCGCCGCGACCATGTCGCTGAGCCTGCCGTGGCACGGCGTCGCCGCGCTGGAATGCCTGTGGTCCCGGGTCGACCAGCTCAACGACCTGCTCGCCGAGGTCGCGCACACGCCGATGCACGACGCTCCCGCGGCCGCGTACGCACCCGACGGGCCGGTCGACCGGCTCTGGCAGGCCCTGACCGAGACGCCCGGGATCGCCGCGCCGGTCGCGGGGAAGCTGCTGGCGCGCAAGCGACCGCACCACGTTCCCGTCTACGACCCGGTGGTGCTGGACGTGCTGGGCTGGCCGGAGGACTTCTGGCAGTGCCTGCACTCGTGGTTCGCCGCCGACCCGGGGCGGGCGGGGCAGGTCGCGCAGGTGCGGGCGGACGCGGGGATGCACGAGGGCACGAGCCTGCTCCGGTGCGTGGACATCGCCCTGTGGATGTTCGCCAAACGTCTAAACGTCGCGAGTTCCGCACCGGGCTCGGTGATCTGA